In Paenibacillus sp. FSL M7-0420, a single genomic region encodes these proteins:
- a CDS encoding aquaporin: protein MLKKKLLAEFIGTYFLVFAGTGAIVINSITNSLTHDGIAITFGLVVMALIYTFGHISGAHFNPAVTLGFLFRKDISIREGFSYVLTQCISALAASGTLYLLFGNIANLGATLPRSGDGQSFTLEFILTFVLMMVILGSAVHGKAVKGFAGLAIGGTVGLMAMFAGPICGASMNPARSLGPAIISGNVHHLWIYILATILGAVAASGVYGILHE from the coding sequence ATGTTGAAGAAAAAACTTTTGGCCGAATTCATAGGTACGTACTTCTTAGTTTTTGCTGGAACAGGCGCTATTGTAATTAATAGCATTACAAATAGCTTAACGCATGATGGTATTGCAATAACCTTTGGTTTGGTTGTAATGGCTCTAATATACACTTTTGGGCACATTTCAGGAGCTCATTTTAACCCTGCAGTGACACTCGGTTTTTTATTTCGGAAGGATATTTCAATTAGGGAAGGGTTCTCTTATGTTCTCACTCAATGCATTTCTGCCCTGGCTGCGAGTGGTACATTATATCTTTTATTCGGAAACATCGCTAATCTAGGAGCTACTCTACCCCGGTCTGGGGATGGCCAATCTTTCACTCTGGAATTTATACTAACCTTTGTGCTTATGATGGTGATTTTAGGATCTGCGGTACATGGTAAAGCAGTGAAAGGTTTTGCCGGCTTAGCGATAGGAGGGACGGTGGGATTAATGGCGATGTTTGCAGGCCCGATATGCGGAGCCTCTATGAATCCGGCTCGATCCTTAGGCCCAGCGATCATATCCGGAAATGTGCACCATCTCTGGATATACATATTAGCCACGATCCTTGGTGCAGTTGCTGCTTCAGGAGTGTATGGGATTCTTCACGAGTAG
- a CDS encoding GNAT family N-acetyltransferase: MLLTRKANERDWDAIKSIYEEGIQTGNATFETNAPSKEQWFSSHNTECSLVCLDDEDIVGWASLSSVSSRCVYAGVGEDSIYVTASARGKGIGHLLLGKLVEKSEENGFWTIQTGIFPENMMSISLHAKHGFREIGLRKKVGKMNGVWRDVLFMERRSEIVGID, translated from the coding sequence ATGCTTTTGACTCGAAAAGCAAACGAACGAGATTGGGATGCGATTAAATCCATTTATGAGGAAGGCATTCAGACAGGGAATGCAACGTTTGAGACCAATGCCCCTTCAAAGGAGCAATGGTTTTCCAGTCATAATACGGAGTGTAGCCTTGTTTGTTTAGATGATGAAGATATTGTTGGATGGGCTTCTCTGAGCTCTGTATCATCCCGCTGCGTGTACGCTGGTGTTGGAGAGGACAGTATTTATGTAACAGCGTCTGCACGAGGGAAGGGGATTGGCCATTTGCTTCTTGGCAAGCTTGTTGAAAAATCAGAGGAAAACGGGTTTTGGACGATCCAGACTGGAATTTTTCCTGAGAATATGATGAGCATATCACTACATGCTAAACATGGATTCCGTGAAATAGGACTTAGAAAAAAAGTCGGGAAAATGAACGGAGTCTGGAGAGATGTGTTATTTATGGAGAGAAGAAGTGAGATTGTAGGAATAGATTAA
- a CDS encoding arsinothricin resistance N-acetyltransferase ArsN1 family A: MSTLTVRQATPEDIQSILRIYNQGIEDRIATLETETKDSSYMESWFNDHQGRFSVLVAEREGEVVGWASLNPYSHRCAYNGVADLSVYIDRSFRGQGVGSSLLESLHKVAKENSFYKMVLFTFPFNESGQGLYRKMGYRQVGVFEKQGLMDGAFIDVMIMEKLL; encoded by the coding sequence ATTAGTACATTAACTGTTCGTCAGGCCACACCTGAGGATATTCAAAGCATTCTTCGTATCTACAATCAGGGGATCGAGGACCGGATCGCTACACTTGAAACAGAGACGAAAGACTCCTCATATATGGAATCATGGTTCAATGATCACCAAGGCCGCTTTAGCGTTTTGGTTGCTGAACGCGAAGGTGAAGTCGTGGGCTGGGCCTCACTGAACCCATATTCCCACCGTTGCGCGTATAACGGCGTCGCTGACCTTTCTGTATATATTGATCGAAGCTTTCGTGGGCAAGGTGTAGGCAGCTCCCTCCTGGAATCCTTACACAAGGTAGCAAAGGAAAATAGCTTTTATAAAATGGTTCTCTTTACCTTTCCGTTTAATGAGAGTGGTCAAGGATTGTATCGGAAAATGGGCTACCGGCAGGTTGGTGTATTTGAGAAGCAAGGATTGATGGACGGAGCGTTTATTGATGTAATGATTATGGAGAAGCTACTATAA